Proteins encoded by one window of bacterium:
- a CDS encoding zf-HC2 domain-containing protein produces the protein MKCEAVRKKLSAYIDQEISPELARQMNAHIQSCPSCQKEAEDLKQLWQTMGEWDAPDILSEDFETRVLRNTAKQTIPGTWLDKISQNIIPKTLLPVPAALLLMLGIYLGHYMGSLLYEKEFVPSENDSITSITGVDNFLNEYDKIYSNLF, from the coding sequence ATGAAGTGCGAAGCGGTTCGAAAAAAGCTTTCAGCTTATATTGATCAAGAGATAAGCCCGGAACTGGCCAGGCAAATGAATGCGCATATACAATCCTGTCCGTCCTGCCAAAAAGAGGCGGAGGACTTGAAACAACTGTGGCAGACCATGGGTGAATGGGATGCGCCGGACATACTATCCGAAGATTTTGAGACGCGCGTACTCAGGAACACCGCCAAACAAACAATACCCGGAACCTGGTTGGATAAAATATCACAAAATATCATTCCGAAAACATTACTTCCTGTTCCCGCAGCGTTGTTGTTAATGCTGGGAATTTATTTGGGTCATTATATGGGATCTTTACTGTATGAAAAGGAGTTTGTGCCGTCCGAAAATGATTCCATAACAAGTATTACCGGTGTGGATAATTTTTTAAATGAATATGATAAAATCTACAGTAATTTATTCTGA